The following proteins are co-located in the Styela clava chromosome 15, kaStyClav1.hap1.2, whole genome shotgun sequence genome:
- the LOC144411807 gene encoding fibrinogen C domain-containing protein 1-like, protein LYLDRYYPDSCRGLHKLNSLSWNETGGVFEIYPTPVSEKIEVYCDLMTDEGGWIVFQRRMDGSEDFYRGWDDYVNGFGNTIGEFWLGLENIHQMLKGKTFELRVDMEDWEVNKAYAKYGTFSIGDSSTNYRLTVGQYSGNAGNSLGDAQHQRRPFTTKDADHDTYRDKNCAVTFKGAFWYGACHKTNLNGLYIKGGKAQYAISDVWYDWKGHEYSLKFVEMKMRQKQ, encoded by the exons TTATATTTAGATCGTTATTATCCGGATAGTTGTCGAGGATTACACAAACTCAATTCTCTTTCTTGGAATGAAACCGGAggagtttttgaaatatatccCACTCCGGTTTCTGAAAAGATTGAAGTTTACTGTGATCTCATGACAGATGAAGGAGGATGGATT GTATTTCAACGTCGAATGGATGGCTCTGAAGATTTTTATAGGGGATGGGATGATTATGTAAATGGGTTTGGAAATACGATTGGAGAATTTTGGCTTG gtttagaaaATATCCACCAGATGTTGAAAGGCAAGACGTTTGAACTCAGAGTAGACATGGAAGACTGGGAAGTAAACAAAGCCTATGCAAAATATGG AACATTTTCAATCGGCGATTCTTCAACGAATTATCGCTTAACGGTCGGTCAATACAGTGGGAATGCTGGAAATTCTTTAGGAGACGCCCAACATCAACGACGACCCTTCACAACTAAAGACGCAGATCATGATACATATCGTGACAAAAACTGTGCTGTCACTTTCAAGGGAGCGTTCTGGTACGGAGCTTGTCATAAAACAAATCTGAATGGGCTGTATATCAAAGGTGGAAAGGCACAATACGCAATCTCTGATGTCTGGTATGACTGGAAAGGTCATGAATATTCTTTGAAgtttgttgaaatgaaaatgagaCAGAAGCAATAG
- the LOC144411808 gene encoding microfibril-associated glycoprotein 4-like, whose translation MSSYDIYIVLVLSLYSISSVVSQEDTGLCTTIYEYCKIHQTSGGQSESCANQKTKPGRVGKAGPRGMPGQKGEPGIVDYNRVNIEISEDITEAEMRLNQKYNKLEEALHRDRYYPDSCRGLHKLNSLSWNETGGVFEIYPTPVSEKTEVYCDLMTDEGGWIVFQRRMDGSEDFYRGWNDYVNGFGNTIGEFWLGLENIYHILKDKTYELRVDMEDWEGNKAYAKYGTFSIGDSSTNYRVTVGQYSGNAGDSLGHSQHLGRPFTTKDADHDTSSDNCAVTFKGAFWYGACHATNLNGLYIKGGKAKYGISVVWYSWKGLEYSLKFVEMKMRQKL comes from the exons ATGAGCTCATACGACATATACATCGTTCTCGTACTTTCATTGTACAGTATTAGTTCAGTCGTTAGTCAAGAAGACACTGGGCTCTGCACAACGATTTACGAATACTGCAAAATACACCAAACAAGCGGTGGCCAAAGTGAATCATGTGCCAATCAGAAAACAAAACCTGGTCGGGTTGGAAAAGCTGGTCCACGTGGCATGCCGGGACAAAAAGGAGAACCTGGAATCGTTGATTACAATCGTGTCAATATCGAAATATCAGAGGACATTACAG AAGCGGAAATGCgtctaaatcaaaaatacaataaGTTGGAAGAAGCATTGCACAGAG ATCGGTATTATCCGGATAGTTGTCGAGGATTACACAAACTCAATTCACTTTCGTGGAATGAAACCGGAggagtttttgaaatctatcCTACCCCTGTTTCTGAAAAGACTGAAGTTTACTGTGATCTCATGACAGATGAAGGTGGATGGATC GTATTTCAACGTCGAATGGATGGCTCTGAAGACTTTTATCGTGGATGGAATGATTATGTGAATGGGTTTGGGAATACGATTGGAGAATTTTGGCttg GTTTAGAAAATATCTATCATATATTGAAAGACAAGACGTATGAACTCAGAGTAGACATGGAAGACTGGGAAGGAAACAAAGCCTATGCAAAATATGG AACATTCTCGATTGGCGATTCTTCAACAAATTACCGTGTAACGGTTGGTCAATACAGTGGAAATGCTGGCGATTCACTTGGACATTCTCAACATCTAGGGCGACCCTTCACAACTAAAGACGCGGATCATGATACATCATCTGACAACTGTGCTGTTACTTTTAAGGGGGCATTCTGGTACGGAGCTTGTCATGCAACAAATTTGAATGGACTGTATATCAAAGGAGGGAAAGCGAAATATGGAATATCTGTGGTCTGGTATAGTTGGAAAGGCCTGGAATATTCTCTGAAgtttgttgaaatgaaaatgagaCAAAAACTGTGA